The nucleotide sequence GTTTGGGGCGGTTGAATTTCATCCGTGTCTGGAAGTGAATCGGAAATTTGAGTCAACGGAAGGAGGTAACAGTTGCTAGCGCGTGCCGTCGCCATTGTTTATGAGCAGGCTGAAAGCGAGGCCTTCCATTTTGGTCTTGTTCCAACCACAAATTACTAATTATGTAATCTGTGCTTGATGGCTACTCTGGCTGGTTGAATGTGTCCTGTTTTATTACACTGTCTATTAATTATTCCAACGTCCGGTACTTGTTAACCGCTTATACGTTGCATCTACTGCGTAAGTTACATAAGACGAGTCCACGCTTGATTGATTTTGTGTTGTGGGAACAGCGAGAAACGTTGAATAAATTTGTCTTGAGGAGATTCCAGTTAGTATAAAGTACTTGCTTGGTGGTTCGGACAGCTTGCAGTTTAATTATGCTTTAAAATGCACCAGGACGTGGTTGTCTCCAAGGGAGGCGATTTGGCGCGCGCGTCCCTCACGTTCAGTGGTTCGCCACAATCATACCAAGAAATTTAGACATGCATTAGTCAGTCCTCAATTGGCTTGGACTTGGTGGCACAATAGTTTTGTAAtagtttctatttttttttaaaaatctcataTTAAAGTCAGTTTTCTgcaaatctaaataaatgtaGTGTGACATTTTCCCTGaatccctcctctcctgacttGTACTGTCTTTACACTACGCTTTCCTTCCCTTCAAACCAGGAAAGAAGAGATGTCGTACTATTCCCGTAGTTCATCGCGGGCCACTGACTGCAAAGTGTATGTGGGTGACTTGGGCAATGGTGCTGCTAAGGGAGAATTGGAGCGAGCCTTCAGCTATTATGGCCCATTGAGAACCGTCTGGGTGGCCAGGAACCCCCCTGGGTTTGCCTTTGTGGAGTTTGAGGATCCCAGAGATGCAGAAGATGCTGTGAAAGGCATGGACGGAAAGTGAGTTTTCTTGTGTTCCTCGGGGCCGTTGCATTCATTACATGATTTAAATCGAGGAAATTAAGTCTGTTTAATTTGTTGCTTTAACATATTTTGCCTTTTCAGGCTTCTTTGTGGGTCTCGTGTTCGTGTGGAAATGTCAACAGGTCTCTCTAGAAAAGGACGAGGGCGGCCCAGTCGGAGACAGTTTGACCCTAATGATCGCTGCTACCAGTGCGGAGACCGGGGTCACTACGCCTACGACTGCTATCGTTTCAGCAAGAGAGGTCGTCGGAGCAGGTAAATCACTCATGGCTGAATGTTATGTGAATTCTTTATTTGTATGGTAGAATGtagtaaatatatatatatatatattccaattCCAGGTCCAGATCTCGGTCTCGATCTCGTTCAAGGTCTAGGTCCCGCGGACGCCGCTATCACTCTCGCTCACGCAGCCGCAGCTACAGCCGGTATGTATGTGGGAAATTCTTGCGTCGTCCATAGTACGCAGAGCTCAAAGGATTTCCAGTTTCCAGCATTTGAATATGACGGAAAATGTTGGTGTAGATTTTTGAGAATGTTAGGGAGGGTTTGATGCTTGTAGGCATTATTCGTTTAGATAAACATACCTAGGAACACCAATAGCTATGGCCGACGACCA is from Takifugu rubripes chromosome 11, fTakRub1.2, whole genome shotgun sequence and encodes:
- the srsf7a gene encoding serine and arginine rich splicing factor 7a, encoding MSYYSRSSSRATDCKVYVGDLGNGAAKGELERAFSYYGPLRTVWVARNPPGFAFVEFEDPRDAEDAVKGMDGKLLCGSRVRVEMSTGLSRKGRGRPSRRQFDPNDRCYQCGDRGHYAYDCYRFSKRGRRSRSRSRSRSRSRSRSRGRRYHSRSRSRSYSRSRRRSPSYSRRRSRSGSQARSKSRTPARSRSRSRSWSGSAPRGRSVSRSRSRSQSANHKKNSRSRSPSPNRSATPAADD